A genomic region of Armatimonadota bacterium contains the following coding sequences:
- a CDS encoding exo-alpha-sialidase — MTEHPTPPAHTHRVLNLLAPQLASELDQFRMRLSAISAGYPVVTDWHPVLPEGWGQFPPAPVDRATVYRGNADTFAYSHHQAIAKLGERYVAAWSNGFAHEDYVGQEVHGAWSTDGLRWSEPFVIAPTPVESGLVRHNAGLHAADGQFYCYVGVAEDPRREAAPPGMFSLSEPRIHLDVYETRDLEYWTHHERVCEHIDLYEGPRRTRGGKLLCCGFDVRDHHAMVLIWDASTSPTARPRVVDVPLSAEGLRPEQGTWYQTDDGRIWMYQRESTQDCRLALTWSDDEGETWSDLVRTDFPNTYSRAFAGRLPDGRCYIVGNNYGIFLERRHLLIALSDDGITFDRQYTLVAGDTTRRVNGRHKEDGYHYPNCLADGDYLYIIYSVNKEDIEVVRLDTGGIE, encoded by the coding sequence ATGACCGAGCACCCGACCCCGCCTGCGCACACTCACCGCGTCCTGAATCTGCTTGCCCCGCAACTGGCCTCCGAGTTGGACCAGTTTCGCATGCGCCTATCGGCCATCAGCGCCGGCTACCCGGTGGTGACCGACTGGCACCCGGTGCTGCCGGAGGGATGGGGGCAGTTCCCGCCGGCGCCGGTGGACCGCGCGACCGTCTACCGCGGCAACGCCGACACCTTTGCCTACAGTCACCACCAGGCCATCGCCAAGCTCGGGGAGCGCTATGTCGCGGCGTGGTCGAACGGCTTCGCCCACGAGGACTACGTCGGGCAGGAGGTGCACGGCGCGTGGTCCACGGACGGCCTGCGCTGGAGCGAACCGTTCGTCATCGCGCCGACGCCGGTGGAGTCGGGGCTGGTGCGGCACAACGCCGGTCTCCATGCGGCGGATGGTCAGTTCTACTGCTACGTCGGCGTGGCGGAGGACCCGAGGCGCGAGGCGGCGCCGCCGGGCATGTTCTCGCTCAGCGAGCCGCGCATCCACCTGGACGTTTACGAGACCCGCGACCTCGAGTACTGGACCCACCACGAGCGCGTGTGCGAACACATTGACCTCTACGAAGGGCCGCGGCGGACGCGCGGCGGCAAGCTGCTGTGCTGTGGTTTCGATGTCCGCGACCACCACGCGATGGTCCTGATCTGGGACGCCTCGACCTCTCCGACGGCGCGGCCGCGGGTGGTGGACGTGCCCCTCTCGGCTGAGGGCTTGCGCCCCGAACAGGGCACGTGGTACCAGACCGATGACGGTCGCATCTGGATGTACCAGCGCGAATCCACCCAGGACTGCCGCCTCGCCCTGACCTGGAGCGATGACGAAGGCGAAACCTGGAGCGACCTCGTGCGCACCGATTTCCCCAACACCTACTCCCGCGCCTTCGCGGGGCGACTCCCCGACGGGCGCTGCTATATCGTCGGCAATAACTACGGCATCTTCCTCGAGCGCCGCCACCTGTTGATCGCCCTCAGCGACGACGGCATCACGTTCGACCGCCAATACACCCTGGTCGCGGGCGACACCACCCGCCGCGTCAACGGGCGCCACAAGGAGGACGGCTACCACTACCCGAACTGCCTGGCTGATGGCGACTATCTGTACATCATATACTCGGTCAACAAGGAGGACATCGAGGTCGTGCGCCTGGACACCGGCGGCATCGAATAG